From a single Desulfobacterales bacterium genomic region:
- the larC gene encoding nickel pincer cofactor biosynthesis protein LarC yields MMHAYFDCFSGISGDMTLGALLDLGAPVDWLQHELSRLPLSGFDLRITSVMRNGIRATRVSVDRQKSGPSRDYKAIKTLIENGPLSDGVKAKSLAIFKRLAQAEAHIHDCSVQEVHFHEVGAVDAIVDIVGTALCLEKLNISQVNSSMIPMGTGFVDCQHGRLPVPAPATIEILKDVPVYGTDVAVELVTPTGAALITSLAQAFGPLPPLRVKNIGYGAGQRQLPDRPNVLRILTGSPADAIDALQTDHIFVLEASIDDMNPELFGFIMERFFADGALDVYWLPIHMKKDRPGTLIQVLCEEAVKDRLMQRLLTETTSLGVRYHKVARKRLARKQVTVRTSFGEIQMKQIKGADGVERLVPEYEICRQIALERSLPLRAVYEALTQEASSIQTSDI; encoded by the coding sequence ATGATGCACGCTTATTTTGACTGTTTCTCTGGCATTAGCGGTGACATGACGCTGGGCGCTTTACTTGACCTGGGCGCGCCAGTGGATTGGCTGCAACATGAGTTGTCGCGTCTGCCGCTGTCCGGATTTGATTTAAGAATAACGTCGGTGATGCGCAATGGAATTCGCGCCACAAGGGTTAGCGTAGATCGCCAAAAATCGGGTCCATCAAGGGATTATAAGGCCATAAAGACCTTAATTGAAAACGGCCCCTTGTCAGATGGCGTTAAAGCCAAGAGCCTGGCAATATTTAAGCGTCTGGCGCAAGCTGAAGCCCATATTCATGACTGCTCTGTGCAAGAAGTTCATTTTCATGAAGTCGGCGCCGTTGATGCGATTGTCGATATCGTCGGTACAGCGCTTTGTCTCGAAAAACTGAACATCAGCCAGGTAAATTCTTCGATGATCCCAATGGGTACCGGATTTGTCGATTGCCAGCATGGCCGACTCCCGGTTCCAGCGCCGGCAACCATAGAGATATTGAAAGATGTCCCGGTCTACGGCACAGACGTGGCTGTTGAACTGGTCACGCCAACCGGCGCTGCGCTTATCACGAGTTTAGCCCAAGCTTTTGGTCCGCTACCGCCCTTACGTGTGAAAAATATTGGGTACGGTGCCGGTCAAAGGCAATTGCCTGACCGGCCCAATGTATTGCGTATTCTCACCGGGTCGCCGGCCGATGCGATCGACGCGTTACAAACCGATCACATCTTCGTTTTGGAAGCCAGTATTGATGATATGAATCCGGAGCTGTTTGGGTTTATCATGGAGCGTTTTTTTGCTGACGGTGCCCTTGACGTTTATTGGTTACCGATACATATGAAAAAAGATCGCCCCGGCACTTTGATACAGGTGCTGTGTGAAGAAGCGGTCAAAGATCGGCTCATGCAGCGCTTGCTGACCGAGACCACATCGCTGGGCGTGCGCTATCATAAAGTGGCGCGCAAACGACTTGCCAGAAAGCAGGTGACTGTGCGCACCTCATTTGGTGAAATCCAGATGAAACAAATTAAAGGCGCCGACGGCGTTGAGCGCCTGG
- a CDS encoding (Fe-S)-binding protein has product MEQNRSQIEDRDQTADSPGRPAAEPAQQMAHMRQVVKDHLSRKIKAMLNSCVNCGLCAESCHYFCSMGDSDVIPVKKIEKLSQLLQSHFHPLKSRLPFFRPKDSLDEQMMAALYKAAFEDCTLCGKCALTCPMGINTGEVLSLARAMLCSIGRLPSGLVHPVETAFKVGNYLGLTTEDFVENIEWIAEELADDIGEDDFTIPIDKQNADVLYIPHPLEARDLPFLLMYAIKILHAAGENYTISSYDFDTVNYAYYQGSKDNMMRIARRMLDAREKLQAKSIGLAPCGHGYRVMRWEVEKYLGKRFDFPPVRSIVELIDGYIRQDRIPLEKNKYEGPITYHDPCNIARRGGVIEAPRNVLKTLTSEFVEMQPNRARNFCCGGGGGLASTGDFGKLRVAAGRKKADQIRQTGAKIVATNCFNCMTQIRDLSKAYKLGIEVKSIVELVSEALIM; this is encoded by the coding sequence ATGGAACAAAACAGGTCCCAAATTGAAGATCGTGATCAGACGGCTGATTCTCCGGGCAGACCGGCAGCCGAACCGGCTCAACAGATGGCGCACATGCGACAGGTAGTAAAAGACCATCTCAGTCGCAAGATTAAGGCCATGCTTAACAGTTGTGTCAACTGCGGTTTGTGTGCGGAATCCTGTCACTACTTTTGCTCTATGGGTGACAGCGATGTCATCCCTGTAAAAAAAATTGAAAAATTATCCCAGCTGCTACAATCACATTTCCATCCGCTCAAGTCCCGTCTGCCGTTTTTCAGGCCCAAAGATTCACTCGATGAACAGATGATGGCGGCGCTTTACAAGGCTGCCTTTGAAGATTGTACGTTGTGCGGCAAATGCGCCTTAACCTGTCCAATGGGAATAAATACAGGAGAAGTTCTGTCACTGGCCCGGGCCATGTTGTGCAGCATCGGACGCCTGCCTTCCGGGCTGGTGCACCCAGTTGAAACTGCTTTCAAGGTCGGCAACTATCTGGGCCTGACCACCGAAGATTTTGTCGAAAACATTGAATGGATTGCAGAAGAATTGGCTGACGACATCGGAGAGGACGATTTTACAATTCCCATTGATAAGCAAAATGCAGACGTGCTTTATATCCCACACCCACTTGAGGCCAGGGATCTGCCGTTTTTGTTAATGTATGCCATCAAAATTCTGCATGCCGCAGGGGAAAATTACACGATCTCGTCATATGATTTCGACACGGTCAATTATGCCTATTATCAGGGCAGCAAAGATAACATGATGCGCATCGCGCGCAGAATGCTGGATGCCCGGGAAAAATTGCAAGCGAAAAGTATTGGTCTGGCCCCCTGCGGTCATGGATATCGCGTGATGCGCTGGGAAGTTGAAAAATATCTGGGAAAACGATTTGATTTCCCGCCGGTCCGATCCATCGTTGAACTTATCGACGGCTACATCCGCCAGGATCGCATACCACTTGAAAAAAATAAATATGAGGGCCCGATCACGTATCACGACCCTTGCAACATCGCCCGGCGCGGCGGGGTCATCGAAGCCCCCCGAAATGTACTGAAAACGCTGACTTCCGAATTTGTAGAGATGCAGCCGAATCGGGCCCGCAACTTCTGCTGTGGCGGCGGGGGGGGGTTGGCATCCACCGGTGATTTCGGCAAACTAAGGGTCGCGGCGGGCAGGAAGAAAGCCGATCAGATTCGTCAAACCGGCGCAAAAATTGTTGCTACAAATTGCTTCAACTGCATGACTCAGATTCGTGATTTGAGCAAAGCTTATAAATTGGGTATTGAAGTAAAGAGCATTGTGGAACTGGTTTCTGAAGCACTCATCATGTGA
- a CDS encoding cytochrome c3 family protein — translation MRIKLWILAPLIAMLLVGAVGWQASTAQEEEYILAHEDVFGKLRRPQVSFSHENHTISLDETGCGACHHTPGAKTGQLEYIEGDERSCKECHVLQKKDNTPALREAFHGSCTPCHRNQIKSGNLKSGPTTCGGCHRKT, via the coding sequence ATGCGAATTAAGCTTTGGATCTTAGCTCCTTTAATCGCTATGCTTCTGGTCGGCGCTGTAGGGTGGCAGGCGTCGACAGCCCAGGAAGAAGAATACATTCTGGCACACGAAGATGTATTTGGGAAGCTGAGACGACCCCAGGTCAGTTTTTCGCATGAAAACCATACCATCAGCCTGGACGAAACCGGTTGCGGGGCCTGCCATCACACCCCGGGCGCTAAAACCGGTCAGCTTGAATATATAGAAGGCGACGAGCGCAGTTGCAAAGAATGCCACGTTTTACAAAAAAAAGATAATACCCCCGCTCTAAGGGAGGCCTTTCACGGAAGCTGTACCCCCTGTCATCGCAATCAAATTAAATCCGGCAATCTTAAAAGCGGGCCGACCACGTGTGGCGGCTGCCATCGGAAAACCTGA
- a CDS encoding nitrate reductase, producing the protein MDVYELVRGPFAWVALVIFIAGCLARLMSTMLTGKKEPALYPVTSFKDALRSVLHGLIPFGSTYMRRQPFFAFATISFHLCVIILPLFLLAHSVLWYESWQILWWSLPDLLADIMAIWVMLACVYFLVRRSVVPEVKKSTRLADVLLLIMILLTFLTGFLCTHQWGPYRPLLIAHVLAGELLLIAIPFSKLGHMLFFMFSRAYMGAEFGKVLRAREW; encoded by the coding sequence ATGGATGTCTACGAACTGGTGCGTGGTCCGTTTGCCTGGGTGGCCTTGGTTATATTCATTGCAGGCTGTCTGGCCCGTTTAATGTCTACCATGTTGACGGGCAAAAAGGAGCCTGCGCTTTACCCTGTAACGAGTTTTAAGGACGCCCTGCGCTCAGTTCTGCATGGCCTGATTCCGTTTGGATCGACCTATATGCGCCGCCAACCGTTTTTTGCCTTTGCGACCATCAGTTTTCATTTGTGCGTCATCATCTTGCCGCTCTTTTTGCTGGCCCACAGCGTCTTGTGGTATGAATCCTGGCAGATTCTATGGTGGAGTCTGCCGGATCTACTGGCAGATATCATGGCGATCTGGGTTATGCTGGCCTGTGTTTATTTTTTGGTTCGTCGCTCGGTGGTGCCAGAGGTCAAAAAGAGCACTCGCCTGGCGGATGTCCTGCTGCTGATCATGATTCTGCTGACGTTTCTGACCGGATTTTTATGCACCCATCAGTGGGGTCCCTACCGGCCCCTTTTGATCGCGCATGTATTGGCCGGTGAGCTGTTGCTGATCGCCATACCGTTTTCGAAATTGGGGCATATGTTATTTTTCATGTTTTCAAGGGCTTATATGGGGGCTGAGTTCGGCAAGGTTCTCAGGGCCCGAGAGTGGTAG
- a CDS encoding tetratricopeptide repeat protein, giving the protein MNLKILQNKKVTVCLILVAITLLAYWPVHHHEFINFDDDLYITGNQKVKAGLTADGLIWAFDFNGKSYWHPLTWLSHMLDVELFGLNAAAHHLTNLWIHLVNALLLFGVLYRATGRLYRCAFIAALFAVHPLNVDSVAWMAERKNLLSTFFWVLTMLLYMCYAERPTVKRYGLMLLAFACGLMTKPMLVTLPFVLLLLDYWPLKRLDDKHGWQHSAIWQDTVFIPARQSGGLRLIVEKLPLLMLSGASIWVSILSTQDIDMMVATDTVPLILRIGNALVSYLSYLSKIFWPHNLAIFYPFPKTLPLWLVVGSGVLLFVITTLFLLRSNRKPYLATGWLWYLGTLVPVIGIVQAGVWPAMADRWVYIPMIGILIIMVWAPAEMITKWRPKMQVLVTVLGVSAVVCCVFLVRGQLQHWQNSRLLFKHALDVTGGSDIAHNNLGSALLWEGDFKAALHHFKAALKLNPLMTKVHNNIGQTLVNLGRVNEAVDRYRVSLKLNPLEAETHNGLAVALLEQGHIKEALHHLHTAVRLEPNYGDVYVNLGAVYRQQGKIKMAVRYYLQALRLNPYLPEAHNNLGLLLMIEGKLKAAAAYFHKALEINPDFDAARENLKKLQTAQTAYRQRLAQLNGKIKRNPDNADLYLQLGDLYKDQGALNQALENYQKAFIIRPKSRPVMKKLAIGQAMTGNYDQAVELFRKMIGQQPNDTEPYIYIAGIYARQNKAAESIEWLKRAIARGYHDWDRLQGDSNFDNIRENAAFKALVLPKS; this is encoded by the coding sequence ATGAATCTTAAAATTTTACAGAATAAAAAGGTAACCGTCTGTCTCATACTGGTGGCCATTACACTGCTCGCCTACTGGCCGGTGCACCATCATGAGTTTATCAATTTCGATGATGATCTGTATATTACGGGCAACCAAAAGGTCAAAGCCGGTTTGACAGCAGACGGATTAATCTGGGCATTTGATTTCAATGGTAAAAGCTACTGGCATCCACTCACCTGGCTTTCGCATATGCTGGACGTTGAGCTATTCGGGCTTAACGCCGCCGCCCACCATCTGACCAACCTATGGATTCACCTGGTTAATGCGTTGTTGCTTTTTGGGGTCCTTTATCGTGCCACCGGGCGTCTATATCGATGTGCGTTTATCGCAGCCCTGTTTGCCGTGCATCCGCTCAACGTTGACTCGGTTGCCTGGATGGCGGAGCGCAAGAATTTGTTGAGCACCTTTTTTTGGGTGTTAACGATGTTGTTGTATATGTGCTATGCCGAACGCCCCACGGTTAAGCGATATGGATTGATGCTGCTTGCTTTTGCCTGCGGCTTGATGACCAAACCCATGTTGGTCACTTTGCCGTTTGTGCTTTTACTGCTGGACTATTGGCCGTTGAAGCGTTTAGACGATAAACATGGGTGGCAACATTCAGCCATCTGGCAAGATACGGTATTTATTCCGGCACGACAGAGCGGTGGTTTAAGATTGATCGTGGAGAAACTGCCTTTGCTGATGCTTTCCGGCGCATCGATCTGGGTGTCGATTTTATCAACACAAGATATTGACATGATGGTGGCAACGGATACGGTACCGTTGATATTGCGTATCGGCAACGCCCTGGTGTCATATCTCAGCTATCTGTCCAAAATATTTTGGCCCCATAACCTGGCAATTTTTTATCCTTTCCCCAAAACCTTGCCGCTGTGGCTGGTGGTTGGATCAGGTGTCCTACTGTTCGTTATAACGACGCTCTTTTTACTCAGGTCAAATCGTAAACCGTATCTGGCAACTGGTTGGTTATGGTATTTGGGCACTTTGGTTCCGGTGATTGGGATCGTTCAAGCAGGCGTGTGGCCTGCCATGGCAGATCGATGGGTGTATATACCGATGATCGGTATCTTGATCATCATGGTCTGGGCACCAGCGGAGATGATCACAAAATGGCGCCCCAAAATGCAGGTTCTGGTGACCGTATTGGGCGTTTCGGCTGTGGTCTGTTGTGTTTTTTTGGTGCGCGGGCAGCTGCAGCATTGGCAAAACAGCCGACTCCTTTTTAAACATGCGCTGGACGTTACGGGGGGAAGTGACATTGCCCACAATAATTTAGGTAGTGCCTTGTTATGGGAAGGTGACTTCAAAGCTGCCCTGCACCATTTCAAAGCCGCATTGAAGTTAAATCCCCTTATGACAAAAGTACACAATAACATCGGGCAAACGCTCGTGAACCTGGGCCGGGTCAACGAGGCTGTTGATCGCTACCGTGTGTCTCTCAAGCTAAACCCTTTAGAGGCTGAAACGCATAATGGTCTGGCGGTCGCGCTGCTTGAACAAGGACACATCAAAGAAGCCCTTCACCATCTTCATACTGCCGTGCGTCTTGAACCGAACTATGGCGACGTCTATGTCAATCTCGGTGCAGTTTATCGCCAACAGGGAAAAATAAAAATGGCCGTCCGATACTACCTACAGGCGTTGCGGTTGAATCCATATTTGCCGGAAGCCCACAATAATTTGGGGCTTTTGCTGATGATCGAAGGCAAATTAAAAGCAGCCGCAGCTTATTTTCACAAAGCACTGGAGATTAACCCCGATTTCGACGCTGCACGCGAAAATCTGAAGAAGCTGCAAACTGCCCAAACCGCTTACCGGCAAAGGCTGGCACAACTTAACGGTAAAATTAAGCGCAATCCCGATAATGCTGATCTTTACTTGCAACTCGGAGATCTTTACAAGGACCAGGGCGCCTTAAATCAGGCTTTGGAGAACTATCAAAAAGCGTTCATAATACGCCCCAAATCCCGGCCGGTCATGAAAAAATTAGCCATCGGCCAGGCCATGACCGGAAATTATGATCAGGCGGTTGAATTGTTTCGGAAAATGATCGGGCAGCAACCCAATGATACGGAGCCCTATATCTATATTGCCGGTATATATGCCCGTCAAAATAAGGCCGCTGAATCCATTGAATGGCTTAAAAGAGCGATCGCCAGAGGTTACCATGACTGGGATCGGTTGCAGGGGGATAGCAATTTTGACAATATCAGGGAAAACGCAGCTTTCAAAGCGCTTGTCTTGCCAAAATCTTAA
- a CDS encoding FkbM family methyltransferase produces the protein MTRIKLGLARILHFACQSLLGQNKRIVKRKGVFYEVDLSEGIDLSLFIFGNFQNYVTGNQYFSLPADAVIVDVGANIGSMAFAYAALAPKGHVYAFEPTEYGYAKFLKNMSLNPQLAFRITPIKRFLADHSRHKHDLTAYASWKVDGSAAHAHPLHGGTIKPADSVPAITLDHFCRENGIQRVDLIKIDTDGHEYKVLKGAFDTIEQYRPHVVFEIGRYVLEEQQLEFEQFYHFFQNFEYSLLNAKNGTRITLKNFTRQIPLRATTDIMAIPPESFKNLR, from the coding sequence ATGACCCGAATCAAATTGGGTCTTGCCCGGATATTGCATTTTGCTTGTCAGTCACTTTTGGGGCAGAATAAGCGTATCGTAAAAAGAAAGGGTGTGTTTTATGAAGTTGATCTAAGCGAAGGGATCGATCTTTCTCTGTTCATATTTGGCAATTTCCAAAATTATGTTACCGGTAACCAATATTTTTCACTACCGGCAGACGCGGTCATTGTGGATGTCGGTGCCAATATCGGCAGTATGGCATTCGCCTATGCCGCCTTGGCACCGAAAGGTCATGTGTATGCCTTTGAACCCACGGAATATGGCTATGCCAAGTTTTTGAAAAATATGTCGTTAAATCCCCAATTGGCTTTTCGAATAACACCGATCAAGCGCTTCTTAGCCGATCATAGCAGACACAAGCATGATTTGACTGCCTACGCAAGCTGGAAGGTCGATGGAAGCGCCGCTCATGCGCATCCTTTACATGGCGGCACTATCAAACCGGCCGATTCGGTTCCGGCGATTACGTTAGATCATTTTTGCCGAGAAAACGGCATCCAAAGAGTCGATTTGATTAAAATCGACACAGACGGTCATGAGTACAAAGTGCTCAAAGGCGCGTTTGATACCATCGAACAATACCGTCCCCATGTTGTTTTTGAAATCGGTCGATACGTATTAGAGGAACAGCAGCTTGAATTTGAGCAATTTTACCATTTCTTCCAAAATTTCGAATACAGCTTGTTAAATGCCAAAAATGGTACCCGGATAACCCTGAAAAATTTCACCCGTCAAATTCCGCTGAGAGCGACCACCGATATAATGGCCATCCCACCTGAATCCTTTAAAAATTTGAGGTAG
- a CDS encoding bifunctional class I SAM-dependent methyltransferase/glycosyltransferase family 2 protein: MIHWDRVSPRKLRPKRAGAFYHQLMQHYYRFFVPPDLNVLELGCGHGDLLACLKPSLGVGVDFSQEMLGVAAKKHPELVFVQADAHDIAFTDKFDVIILSDLVNDLWDVQRVLEGLRNLTHAGTRVFLNFYNNLWRLPLSAVKWLGLGFEVLEQNWFAPQDIHNLMKLSGFEVLQNRPMILLPLQIPFISSFFNRYLAHIVPFHWLVLTNIVIARPDPARDKYPQNKTPSVSVIVPARNEAGNIEQIMQRVPELGGGTEVVFVEGHSTDNTTETIEEMMTHFPDRKCQFFQQTGKGKGDAVRLGFEAAKGDILMILDADLTVPPEDLSRFYNAIVGGRGEFINGVRLVYPLEDQSMRFFNILGNKFFSLAFSWLLGQPIKDTLCGTKVLWKRDYETIAANRDYFGTFDPFGDFDLLFGAAKLNFKIAEIPIRYRSRTYGTTNIDRWRHGWMLIKMVLFAARRIKFI; this comes from the coding sequence ATGATCCACTGGGATAGGGTATCACCCAGAAAGCTGCGACCCAAACGGGCGGGTGCATTCTATCATCAACTCATGCAGCATTATTATCGATTTTTCGTTCCGCCGGACTTGAATGTACTGGAATTGGGCTGCGGTCACGGGGATCTGCTGGCATGCCTCAAGCCGAGTCTTGGCGTGGGCGTTGATTTTTCACAAGAGATGTTGGGGGTTGCCGCTAAAAAGCATCCGGAGCTTGTCTTTGTGCAGGCGGATGCCCATGACATCGCCTTTACAGATAAATTCGATGTTATAATCCTCTCTGATCTGGTCAATGATCTTTGGGATGTGCAGCGGGTGTTGGAAGGCTTGCGCAATTTGACGCATGCCGGAACCCGGGTATTCCTAAATTTCTATAACAATTTGTGGCGCCTGCCGCTGTCGGCGGTAAAATGGCTGGGACTCGGGTTTGAGGTTCTGGAACAAAATTGGTTTGCCCCCCAGGACATACACAATCTTATGAAATTATCCGGTTTTGAGGTGCTGCAAAACCGCCCGATGATCTTGTTGCCGCTGCAAATTCCGTTTATATCGTCATTTTTCAACCGCTATCTGGCGCATATTGTGCCATTTCACTGGCTTGTTTTAACCAATATCGTTATCGCACGACCAGATCCTGCCAGGGACAAATACCCGCAAAACAAAACACCTTCGGTATCGGTGATTGTACCGGCCCGCAATGAGGCCGGTAATATCGAACAGATCATGCAGCGGGTACCTGAACTGGGCGGGGGCACAGAAGTCGTTTTTGTCGAAGGCCATTCCACTGACAATACCACTGAAACCATCGAAGAAATGATGACGCATTTTCCGGACAGAAAGTGCCAATTTTTTCAGCAGACCGGTAAGGGCAAAGGGGATGCGGTCCGGCTGGGATTTGAAGCCGCCAAAGGCGACATTCTCATGATTTTAGATGCTGATTTAACGGTGCCGCCCGAAGACCTGTCGCGTTTTTATAATGCCATTGTCGGCGGCAGAGGTGAGTTCATCAATGGTGTGCGCCTGGTTTACCCGCTCGAGGATCAATCCATGCGGTTTTTTAATATCCTCGGCAACAAGTTTTTCAGTCTGGCCTTTTCCTGGCTGCTGGGACAGCCGATTAAAGACACGCTTTGCGGCACCAAAGTTTTGTGGAAACGGGATTATGAAACCATAGCTGCCAATCGTGATTATTTTGGCACCTTTGACCCCTTTGGCGATTTTGATCTGCTGTTTGGAGCGGCCAAGCTGAACTTCAAGATTGCGGAAATTCCGATCCGTTATCGCTCCCGAACTTACGGTACGACAAACATTGATCGCTGGCGGCACGGTTGGATGCTCATAAAAATGGTGTTATTTGCCGCCAGGCGGATCAAATTTATCTAG
- the rlmD gene encoding 23S rRNA (uracil(1939)-C(5))-methyltransferase RlmD, translating into MKIKKGQTLEVDISGIAYGGKGLVRIDGLTVFVDQAVPGDRVSIRIVRKRKNHAEARVLELLTASANRIPPPCVYSGFCGGCKWQFLDYNIQLEYKRQHVCESLEHIGQIKDVPVHATMSSPLKFGYRNKMEFTCTDRRWLTPIEMQQEGIEKDFGIGLHVPGTFFKVFDTKKCLLQPDLGNHLLADVRQYMLDSGLPAYGLRSHEGFWRFLMLRHSVALDRWMVNIVTASDNLPAVQPLADALMHEYPQVSTVIQNVTSRKAGVTTGEFERTLAGGSTLSDTIGSFAFEISANSFFQTNTRGAAKLYDTVKRYAQLTGSETVVDLYSGTGTIPILLSEAAREVIGLEIGPSAIADAHRNCRINQIDNCRFVAGDIRNTLPALEQRPQVLIIDPPRAGMHKDVVKQVLALLPERIVYVSCNPSTLARDLNLLQETYRVKEVQPVDLFPHTYHIESVARLEKATP; encoded by the coding sequence ATGAAAATAAAAAAAGGACAAACACTTGAAGTTGACATCAGCGGCATTGCCTATGGCGGCAAAGGACTGGTGCGCATTGATGGACTGACTGTCTTTGTGGACCAGGCCGTTCCCGGCGATCGGGTTTCCATTCGCATTGTGCGCAAGAGAAAAAACCATGCTGAAGCGCGTGTGCTTGAACTGTTGACGGCCTCTGCCAATCGCATCCCACCGCCTTGTGTATACAGCGGTTTTTGCGGCGGGTGCAAGTGGCAATTTTTAGATTACAACATTCAATTGGAATACAAGCGACAGCACGTTTGCGAGTCTCTTGAACATATCGGGCAAATTAAAGATGTGCCCGTTCATGCCACGATGTCATCACCCCTAAAATTTGGGTATCGCAACAAGATGGAGTTTACCTGTACAGATCGTCGCTGGTTGACACCCATTGAGATGCAGCAGGAGGGCATTGAAAAAGATTTTGGCATCGGCCTGCATGTGCCCGGAACGTTTTTTAAAGTATTTGATACCAAAAAATGCCTGTTGCAGCCCGACTTGGGCAATCACCTGCTCGCTGATGTGCGACAATACATGCTGGATTCCGGTCTGCCGGCCTATGGCCTGCGCAGCCATGAAGGCTTCTGGCGCTTTTTGATGCTGCGCCATTCGGTGGCCCTGGATCGCTGGATGGTCAATATCGTTACTGCCTCGGATAATTTGCCGGCAGTGCAACCGCTCGCAGATGCGCTCATGCATGAATATCCCCAGGTCAGCACGGTGATCCAAAATGTGACCTCCCGCAAAGCGGGTGTGACCACCGGGGAATTTGAGCGCACCCTGGCCGGTGGTTCAACCCTCAGCGATACGATCGGTTCCTTTGCATTTGAGATATCCGCCAATTCATTTTTTCAAACCAACACACGCGGTGCTGCAAAGCTGTATGATACGGTCAAACGCTATGCCCAGCTAACAGGGTCAGAGACGGTTGTCGATCTCTACAGCGGCACCGGTACCATACCAATTTTGCTATCCGAGGCGGCCCGGGAGGTGATTGGTTTGGAGATTGGCCCCAGTGCCATTGCCGATGCGCATAGAAACTGTCGTATCAATCAAATCGATAACTGCCGTTTTGTTGCCGGTGACATCCGCAACACTTTGCCGGCCCTGGAACAACGACCGCAGGTTTTGATCATTGATCCGCCCCGGGCCGGGATGCACAAAGATGTTGTCAAACAGGTGCTGGCGCTATTGCCCGAGCGTATTGTGTACGTGTCCTGCAATCCGTCAACGCTCGCCCGTGATCTGAATCTGCTGCAGGAAACCTATCGGGTCAAGGAAGTTCAGCCGGTGGATTTGTTTCCGCACACCTACCACATCGAGTCTGTTGCAAGGCTCGAAAAGGCAACACCCTGA
- a CDS encoding alpha/beta hydrolase — MSPSEHTASIKEIQFSSQEFQLNGYLHLPSAPSPPVILGSHGLFSDKDSPKQIALAQRCNQLHMAYFRFDHRGCGDSKAPFEKVTSLQARCADLKAAAKMLTSRSDLGNQIGLFGSSMGGSVCLAVARKLSPLAVVTWAAPLRSTDLVSQTTPPDSGSPAPFEKQPFDLSDQIVGLQNILILHGDADDIVPLSHARQIYDRVSEPKKLHVFARSDHRMSHPPDQQRFINAATIWFQSYLKPQSL; from the coding sequence ATGAGCCCTTCAGAGCATACGGCATCTATTAAAGAAATTCAATTTTCATCGCAAGAATTTCAACTAAACGGTTATTTGCATCTGCCGTCGGCCCCCTCCCCTCCGGTCATTCTTGGCTCCCACGGGCTTTTTAGCGATAAAGATTCACCCAAGCAAATTGCCCTGGCGCAGCGCTGCAATCAACTGCATATGGCCTATTTTCGCTTTGATCACCGGGGTTGCGGTGACAGCAAAGCCCCCTTTGAAAAGGTCACATCGCTGCAAGCGCGCTGTGCCGATCTGAAGGCCGCAGCTAAAATGCTAACATCCAGAAGTGATCTGGGGAATCAGATCGGACTTTTCGGCAGCAGCATGGGCGGCAGTGTTTGCCTGGCAGTTGCCCGTAAACTGTCTCCGCTTGCGGTGGTCACCTGGGCAGCTCCGCTGCGCAGCACCGATCTGGTCTCGCAGACAACACCTCCCGACAGCGGTTCGCCCGCCCCGTTTGAAAAGCAGCCGTTTGACCTCTCAGATCAAATTGTCGGTCTGCAAAATATACTTATTTTACATGGCGATGCAGACGATATTGTTCCGTTGTCCCATGCTCGCCAGATTTACGACCGCGTCAGCGAGCCTAAAAAGCTGCACGTGTTTGCCCGTAGCGATCATCGCATGAGCCACCCGCCTGATCAGCAACGGTTTATAAATGCAGCAACCATTTGGTTTCAATCCTACCTAAAGCCGCAAAGCTTATAA